gcgcacgggcctagctgctccgcggcatgtgggatcctcccggaccagggctcgagcccatgtcccctgcattggcaggcggattcttaaccactgcgccaccagggaagcccttactacGTCATTCTTACAGAAACCTCCTCAAACATCTGAGGGTTGCCACTTTCTCCCAACTCAGCCCCCACCTTCCCTACACCCTATCCCATCCCAGCCCACCCAGCCACGGCCCCAGTGGAACATGCTGGCCTCAGGCCAGGGCTGTGTGTATTTCAGGCCACAGACAAACGGAAGGCGCTGGAGGAGACCATGGCCTTCACCACCCAGGCCCTGGCCAGCGTGGCCTACCAGGTGGGCAACCTGGCTGGACACACTCTGCGTATGTTGGACCTTCAGGCGTCTGCCCTGCGGCAGGTGGAAGCCCGTGTGAGCACGCTGGGCCAGGTAAGGGCTGTGGGAATGCTGCTCGCCTCAGACCCCAACTCTTCAGCCCCACCTGGACATCTTCTGCAGCAAAAGTTCTTTCTTGCCTCCCTCCATGTCCAAACGCCCACCTCTGTCACAGAAGGCTGGCACTCCCCAAACTTTTCGAGCCTTCTTGTCTTTGTGGCTGTGTCTCAGGGGTGGGCCTTGCTGCCCCATTGGACCAGGAACTCCCTGATGGCAGAACTTTATCTTTCTCTGAATTCTATCCTACATGGTAGAAAGCAGGCTCTCCCTATCACAGTGGCTGCATAGGACAGGAAAGAGGCAAATGGACCCTGTTTCCATATAAACACCGGCGGTGATTTTATAAATATCCCAGACTCAGAGTGCTTGCTTGGCAAGGTCATCCTCAGCCCTGGAAGCACTGCCACCACCACACAGCACCCCCCCGCCCATCTAGCATACgcaccctcctccttccttcctggatCCTTGGCCGAGGAATTGCCCCATAAACCACACGCACAGATCCAGCTACACATTGGTCTGGCCTGTGCATCACTCACATGTTCAGTGCGGGTGTGTCTTTTCCTCTCACCCCAGCAGATTGGAGTTCCCACCCTCTCAGTGCTGTAGGTTTCTCCACAGTACATTCCAAGAGGAAGTTAATTCACTTATAGTATTGTCCCCCCAAAGGAAGAGCTGATCCAGCCACAATTCTCAGCCGCCTCCACTTTATCCCCCTCTGCTCCCAAGCCAGCGCAGTCTCTTCCCAGCATCCCCAGGGATGTTGTGTTTTCTCTTCCTCGGTTCCTGCTCAGCTAATAATAACCCTTGTTCTCTTCCACCAGGAAGTTGCTCCAAACTGGCTCCATCCTCAACTGGCAACCCTTTCCCCAAatgctgtgtgcccttgggggCGAAGCTCACTCTTCCTCTGGACTTCACTGTCTCCGACggtccctcctcccaccccaaagTCTTAAGGGGAAGGGCGCTGTGCAGAGGCTGCCCCACTGTCATCTCCAACCCTGTCTTGCAGATGGTGAACATGCATATGGAGAAGGTGGCCCGAAGGGAGATCGGCACATTAGCCACCGTCCAGCGGCTGCCCCCCGGCCAGAAAATCATCGCCCCTGAGAGCCTGCCTCCCCTCACGCCGTACTACAGGAGACCCCTCAACTTCTGTTGCCTGGATGACATCGGTCATGGGGTCAAGGTAGAGAGGGgggctcctcctctttctccacaacccaccctcttctctttttttattttttggctgtgccacgcagcatgcgggatcttagttccctgaccagggatcgaacctgtgccccttgcagtggaagtgcagagtcttaaccactggaccaccagggaagtccccccaccctCTTCTGCCTCATGACTCTCTTCTCTCTAGACCTTCAGTTTTCTTCCTCAAGCATGTTCCTGTCCCAGGCTGCAGTCCCTTTCCGTCCTCACTCCCTGAAGCCATCACCCTAAGTGGCTCCCCTACTCCACAAGGCCTCCTTAGAGAAGTCCCCTCCCCCCGCTTCCTCCTTAAAAATTCTTCATGACCCCTCTCTTCATAACTGACCTTTACCCTGTATCACACGATCTGCTGCGAGTGACATCTGGGCACCGCCCCCATCCTTGTGGGTGGCGGGTGTGtgtgaaagggaagaggggggagggagaatgtCAGGGTGTGCATGAGAATGGCGGCCCAGCCACATGAGATCGGCAACTTCCTCTGTCTGGAGGTTTGAGGTCACTGCACTGAACAGTCACCCCAGAGCTGCTGTTGGGTGGGAAGGGGCCGGGACGCAGCCACTCAAAGGAGGACACAGTGAATGGCATTTTCTTCACAGCCCATGTCCTTCTGAGAGGTGGGAGAGGACACCCCCCATCCCATTTTGTTGATTACTTGTCCCCACACTCCAACATTCCAGATTAGATGGGACATTCCCCTGTATCTAAATGGCCCCTTGATATCCTTAACACGCCATCTCCCCCCAGAAAGAGAAAGCACACTCCCTCCTTCAGTCACCAGGCTTCCTCACCAGCAAGTTCTTCCTTCTGTCCAACTTAAATTCTTTATGCTTGAGCTCGAGTCCCTTGTGAAGGGTAGCAGAGGACATCACTCCCCATGCACCCACTCTCGGGGAAACCCTGTCACTAACAGAGGTGTTCTCTTGCATGTGGGCTTGCACCTTGTCACTGGTACACTCTAAATGTTCTGCTCCTCTCTGCCCCAAACTCCCCAAAGCCAGTTCCCCAGGCCTGCGAAAATGACAGGTGGGACATTTCTAAGTCAACCTCTACCTCCTCAGCCGCGCACTGGAGTTGGGGTTTCTCAGAGTTAGGGACCACCGAGCTGAGCGCTGAGATGCTTTGCGAGCGGGTGGGGCTCAGCCGCTGAGGCCATGCAGAGGAAGTGGCCTTCTGACCGTGCCTGTCTGAGCCTAGGCAGACTTGAGGCCTGGGATCCAGGCAACGAGCAAGagtgggtggggcggggtgggagaaTGGGCTGGGAAGTGGAACCGGGAACTTGCTGTGTCCGCGTTCTCCCTCCCAGTTCTcgtctgcccctcccccatttcctctCTGGGATGAGGGGGCTATTGCAGGTTCCCCCGGGTGTCAGCCCCGCCCCCTGCTCCTCCCGCAGGATCTGAGCACACAGCTGTCGCGGACCGGGACCCTGTCTCGAAAGAGCATCAAGGCGCCTGCCACACCCGGCTCCGCCACCCTGGGGTGAGAGAGGCCTCCCCGCAATTCTCACCTGCGCCGCCCCATCCAGAAACCCGACACCCCCACAGCCCCCTTCAAGCCGGGCGCCAAACTTCCTCCTCCGCCAGTTGCCACCTCCCCGCCGCACCGACCGCCTGCTCGCCTGATGCCTTCCCCTTGACGACACCCCTTctctctgcccacccccaggAGAGCGCCCCGGATCCCCGAGCCTGTGCAGCTCCCCGTGGTGCCGGACGGCAAACTCTCCGCcgcctcctctgcctcctccctgGCCTCGGCCGGGTGAGCCGCACAGGTCCAGGTTGGGGGTGGTCGTGAAGGGTGGGGGGTTAAGAGTACTCAGGATCACGGGGGCGGGGCTTATGACGGAAGGGGCGGGGCCAGTTGGGTGCTGAGTTAGGAAGGTGTCCCCCCGCCCCCAATCTAGCCGAGCGGCCGCTTTCTCTGGTCTTCAGCAGCGCCGAAGGTGTCGGTGGGGTCTCCACGACCCAGGTGCAGGCAgtactcccacctccaccccctccacctgCTGCCTCCGACGGTTTCCTGCCGCCCCCTCCGCTGGGGGAACTGTGCCTGCCCCCACCGGGTAAGGagctctgccctctcctcctAGCTCAACTTTGGGGTCGTTCTCACCTCCCAATacttctccccaccctcacccttgTTGGATCCAACTGGGTCTATGTCAGTGACCACTTTGTCCAAGGCAGGCGTAACGGGAAGAAAGGCGGTGGAGGGAGTGAACTAACATAATTTAGCCCCTGCTTTATACCAGACCCCAGGGTCAAAGCTTCTCAtccattttctcacttttacTTAACCTCCTAGGAGCTTCACACTCCCAGTTAATAGATGAAGCTGAGCCTGAGAGGTTAAACTAAGTCCCTCGGCTCACTCAGCCAAGTGGCAGAGTCTGACAGCCCTACAACTGTTCAATGCTactgtatttactgagcacctactacctGCTAGAGGCATTGTGGGAGGACCAGGATGAACGGGGGCTGAAAGCAGATTGCAAAAAATGGGTAGATCCTGGGGCCCTGCTCTCCAACACTGACGTTTCTTGGCATGGAGGGGGTTGCCTGTGTGACACTTGCAGCCTTTCTGCTTTCCCTCTCAGCCCCAGAGCTGCCCATGCCCCTGgacctgccccctcctccacccttgGATGTAGATGATTTGGGGCTGCCACCTCCGCCACCACCAGGCTTTGGGCCTGAAGAACCCAGCTGGGTCCCTGATGCATACTTGGAGAAAGGTACTTGACTCCTGGGACTGAAAGGCACCAGATCCTGGGGTCAGGATTGCCCCCTCTTCTAGCCCAGAGCCATTCTCCCCTCCAGCTGCAAAGGGGTGAGGCAGTTTTTCCCCACACCCCCGTAGAGAAGAGAAGCAGCCGGACTGATATTGAATATTATCTCAGCTGGGGAGGAGTCCCGGGGCTTTGGAGAAGGCATCTCCTGCCCCACTCCCCACGTTGCTCCCTAGAGTCCAGTAGGCGGGCACCAGCATCCCTGTGGCGGGGCAAGAGGCACATCTCATGGCACCTTCTCCTCCCGCCCTGCAGTGGTGACACTGTACCCATACATCCGCCAGAAGGACAACGAACTCTCCTTCTCTGAGGGCACCGTTATCTGCATCACCCGCCGCTACTCCGATGGCTGGTGTGAGGGCGTCTGCTCAGAGGGGTCTGGATTCTTCCCTGGGAACTATGTGGAGCCCAGCTGCTGACAGTCTGGGCTCGCTGGGATGCTGACCCAAGCACCGCCTTGAGTGAGCCTCTTGAGTCCCACACCAAAGCCAGCTCCACAGTCGAGACTGGACCAGGCCTGCACATCTCCTGGGCTGTAAGCTGTCTGTTACTTCTCCAGAGGCCTGCTGGAGACAGGAAAGAACTGGAAACCAAGGAGTTTGGTGACCTTATCCACAGGGGACCCTTACACCATGCAAGACAGGGTCTCCAGCTGCAAGTGCCAACTTTGAATAAAACTCTGATGACCTGATGATTGCCCTGTAGGGCTGGGGAAACCGAGGGACTGAAAGGCAACCCGCTTGTAAGGCTCCCGCTAATTGAGCCCCCTCTGCCTGCCCTAAGCAGCAGTATCCCCCATCTCCTCGGTGCTCATTGAGCCCTCTGCACTAGACCCCTGTGCCCCTCTGCAAAGATGGGCTGCACCCTGCTCTTTTGCCTGTTGCTTGCTTTGTTATGTATTTAGTCTTGGTTCCCCAAGCTGGGCACTCCTCCCAAGAGTGGGGACCAGCTCCCTCACTTAAGTGGGGCTCTCTGATAGCCGAGATCACCTCCCCCTCATCCCTCAGACTGCGGCGCAAGAGATCTCAGCCACCTCTGCCCCTTCACCTCCTTTATAGCTCTGAAACACCAAAAGAGGAGGGCCTTGGGTTTCCACTGGCTCTGCTTTAAAACATCATGGCTTTCTGTTCCATACGGGAGAAGGGGGACTCAGAGGGCCCAGTCGGCGGGGCAACTTTGGTTAAGTCCCTGGTTTCTTGCTGCATAGACGAGGCTGGGGTGCGAGGAGATATCTTCATGGTCTGTGAGGTCCCTGGCTGGCCAGACCCGAGACCCGGACAGTGTGCTACCTCATTCCACCACCAGGAGGTGTCTGTGCCCTCTGGCTTTTTTTCCTGTTGGGATGCtgacagggtggggggggggagggaggcaaggagTGCAGTGTAGGGTCACAGTAGGTAAAGCAAGATCTAGGCCTGGGACCGTCGGCAGAGAGCGCCACCTCTCTCCGCGGGGAGTCCGgtgcgggggagggggtggtggagaGTGCAGGACCTGGGTCGCCTTGACagaaggctgggggagggaggtcaTGCAGCCCAAGGCAACAGTTAACCCAACGCAGCGGGAGATGTTCCTTCTCTACCCTGCCAGGGAACGCCTTCCTCCCAGCTGGGAGGACCAGGTTTCTGGAAACACTGCTGCCTGCTCAGGTATGCGCACCACCCGGGTGGGGCAGACTCCGGAATTTGCTTGCAGTGGAAATGGGGGAGGCAGCAGAGCTGGGTTAACTGCATAGACGGGGACAGCTCTGAACTCCCTCCTCCAGTCCCCAAATGGACGAACCTAGGATTCCGGAAATTCCCGGAGGGTCATACCAAAGCGAAAGGGAAAGGGGGTAATAAAGCTAGGTTTGTCTTTCCCgacccccaccccctcaccccctccccgcccgggTGCCCCCTGCAGGCCACGTCCTCAGCACGTCTTCAGCACCTGTTGCAGATGGAGGCGCACTTCGGTGGCGGTTTCCCAGGGCACCACCCTGGCGCGGAAGGAGCTGGGCTCGGCCTTCTGCGCCTCCTGGATAAGGCGGTGCATGGGGTAGCTGCGGCGCGGGAAGGCCACGTCGCCTTCTGCCAGCACCCCCATGGGGCAGAAGTCGTTGGCGCCGTCGCCCACGTAGAAAAGGCGCTCGAAGTGCACGCCGTCGTGGGCCCGCTCGCGCAGGTAGTCGCTGAGCACCTTGTGCTTGCACATGTTGGCGGGGCAGCGAGCGCAGCTGTGCGCGTGGAAGGGCCGCAGCGCCAGCAGCCCCCGAGCGTCTGGCCCCGACGGGTTGCTGAAGATGCGGCGGAACAGGCCGTGGTGGCCGGCGGCGCGCAGCGCACTCTCCACGCCAAAGGTGTTGGCGTCTGAGATAAGAATAACCTCAAAGCAGGCGCCCTGCTTGGCCACAAACTGCAGCAGCTCGCCCATGCCGGGCGACAGGGGGATGGCCTCGTAGATGGCGCGCAGGTCCCGCGGCCGCACGCCCTGCTCGCCCAGGTACTGGAAGACGCGCTGCATGTACTCGTTGTAGAAGCCCTCGCGGTaggtggcacgcaggctctcagGCAGCCGCTGGCCCGGCGCGGCGCGCACGATGGAGTCGTCGCTGTTTTCATCCACGATAGTCTCGTCAAAGTCGAAGGTCAGGAGGAAGCGCGGTGCGCCCTGCGCAGCCATCCCGCTGTCctgggagcaggggagagaggagcaggaggagggagcaAGCGAGGGGGGGCGCGGCGGGAGCCGGCCGGGGAGAGGCTGGTTAGCGGGCCACGGCCAGAGGCGCTGGCATATCCAAGACCTGAGGAGGACCCAAGACTGGTTAAGCAACGccgaccccacccccagccttcccCGCCCACCCCCTTGCACCTCTCGGTTAACTGCGCTGGGGTTTATCCTCAGGGGACCATCCTCCTCGAGAACCCAGAAGGGCTTCTTTGGCACCTGCTTCTTCTCTCATCCGGGGCTATGGGGGCTTAACGAGGGTCAGCTTAAAAGAGTGGAAGAGCAGCTTCCAAGGGGGCACTCCTTTGGGGAGGTTCCTGGACTAGACTATTCTGGAGACTTCCAGTGACCCCAGCTGTCCGTTGGatacagggagggtgggagggactctCTACTCCCTCTCCCCTAACATAGTCAAGGGAAACCACCCATTCATCCAACTCCAGCAGCCTCCTTGTTCCCCTTTGTGGCCATGCACAGCCGAGGGCTTGTGGGGCTGTGGTGGAACCGGAGGAGCCAGGGAAGACTTGTAGGCACCACCCAAGGCATGTGGGCAATCAGTGCCAGGCCTGGAGAGttaggtgcctgggcttctgcactGGCCAGAGAATTTGATTTTAGCTCTTGGAAGAACCAGGTAGGTGGATTGACTATCCCAAATCCAGGC
This Balaenoptera acutorostrata chromosome 20, mBalAcu1.1, whole genome shotgun sequence DNA region includes the following protein-coding sequences:
- the PHOSPHO1 gene encoding phosphoethanolamine/phosphocholine phosphatase isoform X2, which codes for MAAQGAPRFLLTFDFDETIVDENSDDSIVRAAPGQRLPESLRATYREGFYNEYMQRVFQYLGEQGVRPRDLRAIYEAIPLSPGMGELLQFVAKQGACFEVILISDANTFGVESALRAAGHHGLFRRIFSNPSGPDARGLLALRPFHAHSCARCPANMCKHKVLSDYLRERAHDGVHFERLFYVGDGANDFCPMGVLAEGDVAFPRRSYPMHRLIQEAQKAEPSSFRARVVPWETATEVRLHLQQVLKTC
- the PHOSPHO1 gene encoding phosphoethanolamine/phosphocholine phosphatase isoform X1: MSGCFPVAGLRCLSRDSGMAAQGAPRFLLTFDFDETIVDENSDDSIVRAAPGQRLPESLRATYREGFYNEYMQRVFQYLGEQGVRPRDLRAIYEAIPLSPGMGELLQFVAKQGACFEVILISDANTFGVESALRAAGHHGLFRRIFSNPSGPDARGLLALRPFHAHSCARCPANMCKHKVLSDYLRERAHDGVHFERLFYVGDGANDFCPMGVLAEGDVAFPRRSYPMHRLIQEAQKAEPSSFRARVVPWETATEVRLHLQQVLKTC
- the ABI3 gene encoding ABI gene family member 3 isoform X1, with the translated sequence MAELQQLQEFEIPTGREALQGNYSSLLRVADYCEDNYVQATDKRKALEETMAFTTQALASVAYQVGNLAGHTLRMLDLQASALRQVEARVSTLGQMVNMHMEKVARREIGTLATVQRLPPGQKIIAPESLPPLTPYYRRPLNFCCLDDIGHGVKDLSTQLSRTGTLSRKSIKAPATPGSATLGRAPRIPEPVQLPVVPDGKLSAASSASSLASAGSAEGVGGVSTTQVQAVLPPPPPPPAASDGFLPPPPLGELCLPPPAPELPMPLDLPPPPPLDVDDLGLPPPPPPGFGPEEPSWVPDAYLEKVVTLYPYIRQKDNELSFSEGTVICITRRYSDGWCEGVCSEGSGFFPGNYVEPSC
- the ABI3 gene encoding ABI gene family member 3 isoform X2; translated protein: MAELQQLQEFEIPTGREALQGNYSSLLRVADYCEDNYVQATDKRKALEETMAFTTQALASVAYQVGNLAGHTLRMLDLQASALRQVEARVSTLGQMVNMHMEKVARREIGTLATVQRLPPGQKIIAPESLPPLTPYYRRPLNFCCLDDIGHGVKDLSTQLSRTGTLSRKSIKAPATPGSATLGRAPRIPEPVQLPVVPDGKLSAASSASSLASAGAEGVGGVSTTQVQAVLPPPPPPPAASDGFLPPPPLGELCLPPPAPELPMPLDLPPPPPLDVDDLGLPPPPPPGFGPEEPSWVPDAYLEKVVTLYPYIRQKDNELSFSEGTVICITRRYSDGWCEGVCSEGSGFFPGNYVEPSC